In the Cerasicoccus sp. TK19100 genome, TTGTGCAGCGCGTAGATTACCAGTTGCGCGGCAGGCGCGAAACCTGCTAAGTTCGCCCCCATGAAAGACCCGGAGCTGCCGACTAATGAACTGACTACCAACCGCAAAGCCCTGCTCGTAAACCTCGATCAGGACGTTTACGGGACCTTTGCGGAAATTGGCGCGGGCCAGGAAGTCGCCCGTCACTTCTTTAAAGTAGGCGGTGCCGCGGGCACGATTGCCAAGAGCATGTCGGCCTACGACATGAAGTTCAGTGACTCGATCTACGGCAAGGCTGCGCGCTACGTTTCCCGCGAGCGCCTGCTTCAAATGCTCGAGCACGAGTATGAGCTGCTGCAGCAGCGTCTGGGCGAGCACCGCGGCGCTGAGACAACTTTTTTCGTATTTTCCAACACGGTGGCCACGGCGAGCTTTACCAACCGCAAGCCTGGCCATGGCTGGCTCGGCATGCGCTTCCAAATCGAGCCCGGCGGCCCACCGCACGACATCCTCGTGCATGCGCGCTTGCTCGATAAGACGGCGCAGCTTCAGCAGGAGGCGCTCGGGATTTTTGGCGTGAATTTCATCTGGGCAGCCCTCGTCTATCACAACGATATCGACCGCTTCATCGCCTCGCTGCTGGACCACGTGGAAGACGACCGCATCGAGGTCGATATGCTGGAGTTCATCGGGCCAAAATTTGAGACGATCGAGAACCGCATTGTCGGCCTGAAGCTCGTCGAGCACGGTCTGACCAATGCCGTGCTCTTTAGCTCGGAGGGCGGTTATCTGCTGCCAATGGAGGCGTTTTACAAGAAGGCGGTGCTCGTGGAACGCGGTTCCTTCCGCCCGGTCACACACGTGAATGTGGACATGATTACCTGCGCGGGCAGCCAGTTTGTGCAGGAGGAGGCCATGCAGGATCAGACCGTCATGCCGCTGTTTGAGATCACCATGAAGAACCTCCTCGCAGGCGGTCAGGAGATCGACTACAATGACTTTCTAGCCCGGGTCGATACCATCAATACGCTGGGCTATCCGGTGCTCGTTTCCAACTACCAGGAATACTACCGCCTCAGCCAGTATTTCAAGCGCTACACGGACCGCATGATCGGCCTGGTGCTCGGCATCAACCACCTGCAGGCCATCTTCAACGAGGAATATTACCAGCACCTGGATGGTGGCATCCTGGAATCCTTTGGTCGCTTGTTTAAGGAGAACGTGAAGCTGTATGTTTACCCGATGAAGGGTGCTGGCTACCACGCCTACCTCGCTGGCCAGGGCGACAAGCTGCGGGAGACCAATGCCGGCTTCGAGAGCCAAATGATGATCACCGCGGACAACCTTCGTGTGAAAAACCATTTGCGCCACCTTTACGCTTACCTGCTTGAAAACCACTACCTGATCCCGGTTGTCGGCGCGAACCCAAACATCCTCAATATCTTCTCGCGCGACATCATTCGCCGTATCCAGGAAGGCAAGGACGACTGGGAAGAAGCCGTGCCCGCGGAGGTCGCCAAGAAGATCAAGGATGAGGGCCTTTGGGCGATCCAGGCGGCACCCGAGCCGGTCGAAAGATAAGCGGCAAATTGGGTCGGAGCATCTGATTGGGGAAAAGACAGATTTGCCTTTAACCGGCATCAGTTAATCTTTAGCTTCCCGTGCCATGAAATCACCCGGCATTGGAACCCTATCCCTTCACGCAGGCCACCAGCCTGATTCCGACACCTCTTCGCGAGCGGTCCCGATTTACCAGACGACCAGCTACGTATTCCGCGACACCGAGCACGCGGCCAATCTCTTTGGCCTCAAAGAACTGGGCAACATCTACACCCGCTTGATGAACCCCACCTCCGACGTGCTCGAAAAGCGCATCGCGGCGCTGGAAGGCGGCACGGCCGGCCTGGCCCACGCCTCGGGCTCGGCGGCCATCACCAATTGCATCCTCAACCTCGCCAGCGCGGGTGATCACATTGTCTCCGTATCCCAGCTTTATGGCGGCACTTACAATCTTTTTCACCACACCCTGCCCAAGCTCGGCATCGAGGTGAGCTTCGTCGATGGCGAGAACCCGGAGAACTTCCGCGCCGCCATTAAAGACAACACCAAGGCCATCTTTGGTGAGTCCATTGGCAACCCGAAGCTAAACATCTTTAAGTTCGAGGAAGTCGGAAAAATCGCCGCCGAAAACGGCCTGCCGCTCATCATCGACAACACCTCGCTATCCCCCGCCCTCTGCCGCCCACTGGAGCACGGGGCGAACATCGTCGTCCACTCGACCACAAAATTCCTCGGCGGCCATGGTGTCGCAATCGGCGGAATGGTCGTCGACGGTGGTAACTTCGATTGGGGCCAAGGCCGCCATCCCGGCTTCACCTCGCCCGACCCCAGCTACCACGGCCTGGTCCACTGGGACGCGTTTAAGGCCTTTGAGCCAGCCGGCGGTGCCAACATCGCTTTTGCAATGAAGATGCGCCTGC is a window encoding:
- a CDS encoding TonB-dependent receptor, which codes for MKDPELPTNELTTNRKALLVNLDQDVYGTFAEIGAGQEVARHFFKVGGAAGTIAKSMSAYDMKFSDSIYGKAARYVSRERLLQMLEHEYELLQQRLGEHRGAETTFFVFSNTVATASFTNRKPGHGWLGMRFQIEPGGPPHDILVHARLLDKTAQLQQEALGIFGVNFIWAALVYHNDIDRFIASLLDHVEDDRIEVDMLEFIGPKFETIENRIVGLKLVEHGLTNAVLFSSEGGYLLPMEAFYKKAVLVERGSFRPVTHVNVDMITCAGSQFVQEEAMQDQTVMPLFEITMKNLLAGGQEIDYNDFLARVDTINTLGYPVLVSNYQEYYRLSQYFKRYTDRMIGLVLGINHLQAIFNEEYYQHLDGGILESFGRLFKENVKLYVYPMKGAGYHAYLAGQGDKLRETNAGFESQMMITADNLRVKNHLRHLYAYLLENHYLIPVVGANPNILNIFSRDIIRRIQEGKDDWEEAVPAEVAKKIKDEGLWAIQAAPEPVER
- a CDS encoding O-acetylhomoserine aminocarboxypropyltransferase/cysteine synthase family protein, whose amino-acid sequence is MKSPGIGTLSLHAGHQPDSDTSSRAVPIYQTTSYVFRDTEHAANLFGLKELGNIYTRLMNPTSDVLEKRIAALEGGTAGLAHASGSAAITNCILNLASAGDHIVSVSQLYGGTYNLFHHTLPKLGIEVSFVDGENPENFRAAIKDNTKAIFGESIGNPKLNIFKFEEVGKIAAENGLPLIIDNTSLSPALCRPLEHGANIVVHSTTKFLGGHGVAIGGMVVDGGNFDWGQGRHPGFTSPDPSYHGLVHWDAFKAFEPAGGANIAFAMKMRLQLLRDTGGCASPHNSFLTLLGVETLHLRMKQHSTNAMKVAEFLRDQDKVSWVNYPGLPDHPSHDLAKKYLVGGAGALLGFGVKGGKEAGRKFIESLELFSHLANIGDAKSLAIHPASTTHSQLTPEEQQTTGVTDDFVRLSIGIEEPEDIIADLDQALGKA